One Leucoraja erinacea ecotype New England chromosome 3, Leri_hhj_1, whole genome shotgun sequence genomic window carries:
- the LOC129695698 gene encoding sphingosine 1-phosphate receptor 3-like, producing the protein MSLIAFPTEMVNGCVKTELIERHYNYTGKFNRRGKTTDGLDLTTVAFLIICSFIVLENLMVLLAIWKNNKFHNRMYYFIGNLALSDLLAGIAYKVNILMSGKKTYGLTPTVWFIREGSMFVALGASTFSLLAIAIERHMTMIKMRPYDSSKKHRVFLLIGACWLIAILFGVLPILGWNCICNFPDCSTVLPLYSKHYIFFSIGIFSAILLAIVILYARIYILVKSSSRNVANRKFPKNNSERSMALLRTVVIVVGVFIACWSPLFILLLLDVACKPNKCSILYQEDWFIAIAVLNSGMNPIIYTLASKEMRRAFFRLLCGCLANDKVSKALPIQSAADNSKSKTSGSNMQKSKGEPIEISNHLNEIKTINLSTSIGDL; encoded by the coding sequence ATGTCTTTAATTGCATTTCCAACTGAAATGGTCAATGGCTGTGTCAAAACAGAGCTCATTGAGCGCCACTATAATTACACTGGGAAGTTCAACAGAAGGGGGAAAACCACTGATGGCTTGGACCTGACTACAGTGGCCTTTCTGATCATCTGCAGCTTCATTGTGCTTGAAAACCTCATGGTTCTCCTGGCCATTTGGAAAAACAACAAATTCCATAACCGCATGTACTATTTCATTGGTAATCTAGCCCTGTCTGATTTGCTGGCAGGAATAGCCTACAAAGTAAATATCCTCATGTCTGGGAAGAAGACATATGGACTCACACCAACGGTATGGTTCATAAGAGAAGGAAGCATGTTTGTGGCATTGGGAGCTTCCACCTTCAGTTTACTGGCGATAGCAATTGAGAGGCACATGACTATGATAAAGATGAGACCCTACGATTCTAGTAAAAAGCACAGAGTGTTTCTGCTCATTGGTGCCTGTTGGCTGATTGCCATTTTATTTGGTGTCTTGCCTATCCTGGGTTGGAACtgtatttgcaattttccagacTGTTCCACAGTCCTGCCCCTCTATTCCAAGCATTATATATTTTTCAGTATAGGCATCTTCAGTGCAATTTTGCTGGCCATTGTGATACTTTACGCTCGTATTTATATATTGGTTAAGTCAAGTAGCCGCAATGTCGCAAACAGAAAATTCCCCAAAAACAATTCAGAAAGATCCATGGCTCTGTTGAGGACAGTGGTAATTGTTGTGGGGGTTTTCATTGCATGCTGGTCCCCACTTTTCATTCTATTGCTCCTTGATGTTGCTTGCAAACCAAACAAGTGTAGCATATTGTATCAGGAAGATTGGTTCATTGCAATTGCAGTCCTCAATTCTGGCATGAACCCCATCATTTACACTCTGGCCAGCAAAGAGATGCGTCGGGCTTTCTTCCGTCTTCTCTGTGGCTGCTTGGCCAATGATAAAGTTTCCAAGGCCTTGCCAATTCAGTCAGCAGCAGATAATAGCAAAAGCAAGACTAGTGGCAGTAATATGCAGAAATCAAAAGGAGAGCCCATAGAAATCAGTAATCATTTAAATGAAATCAAAACTATTAACTTATCAACTTCCATAGGAGATTTGTGA